In Pan troglodytes isolate AG18354 chromosome 21, NHGRI_mPanTro3-v2.0_pri, whole genome shotgun sequence, one genomic interval encodes:
- the SSTR4 gene encoding somatostatin receptor type 4 has protein sequence MSAPSTLPPGGEEGLGTAWPSAANASSAPAEAEEAVAGPGDARAAGMVAIQCIYALVCLVGLVGNALVIFVILRYAKMKTATNIYLLNLAVADELFMLSVPFVASSAALRHWPFGSVLCRVVLSVDGLNMFTSVFCLTVLSVDRYVAVVHPLRAATYRRPSVAKFINLGVWLASLLVTLPIAIFADTRPTRGGQAVACNLQWPHPAWSAVFVVYTFLLGFLLPVLAIGLCYLLIVGKMRAVALRAGWQQRRRSEKKITRLVLMVVAVFVLCWMPFYVVQLLNLFVTSLDATVNHVSLILSYANSCANPILYGFLSDNFRRSFQRVLCLRCCLLEGAGGAEEEPLDYYATALKSKGGAGCMCPPLPCQQEALQPEPGRKRIPLTRTTTF, from the coding sequence ATGAGCGCCCCCTCGACGCTGCCCCCCGGGGGCGAGGAAGGGCTGGGGACGGCCTGGCCCTCTGCAGCCAATGCCAGTAGCGCTCCGGCGGAGGCGGAGGAGGCGGTGGCGGGGCCCGGGGACGCGCGGGCGGCGGGCATGGTCGCCATCCAGTGCATCTACGCGCTGGTGTGCCTGGTGGGGCTGGTGGGCAACGCCCTGGTCATCTTCGTGATCCTTCGCTACGCCAAGATGAAGACGGCTACCAACATCTACCTGCTCAACCTGGCCGTAGCCGATGAGCTCTTCATGCTGAGCGTGCCCTTCGTGGCCTCGTCGGCCGCCCTGCGCCACTGGCCCTTCGGCTCCGTGCTGTGCCGCGTGGTGCTCAGCGTCGACGGCCTCAACATGTTCACCAGCGTCTTCTGTCTCACGGTGCTCAGCGTGGACCGCTACGTGGCCGTGGTGCACCCTCTGCGCGCAGCGACCTACCGGCGGCCCAGCGTGGCCAAGTTCATCAACCTGGGCGTGTGGCTGGCGTCCCTGTTGGTCACTCTCCCCATCGCCATCTTCGCAGACACTAGACCGACTCGCGGCGGCCAGGCCGTGGCCTGCAACCTGCAGTGGCCACACCCGGCCTGGTCGGCAGTCTTCGTGGTCTACACTTTCCTGCTGGGCTTCCTGCTGCCCGTGCTGGCCATTGGCCTGTGCTACCTGCTCATCGTGGGCAAGATGCGCGCCGTGGCCCTGCGTGCTGGCTGGCAGCAGCGCAGGCGCTCGGAGAAGAAAATCACCAGGCTGGTGCTGATGGTCGTGGCCGTCTTTGTGCTCTGCTGGATGCCTTTCTACGTGGTGCAGCTGCTGAACCTCTTCGTGACCAGCCTTGATGCCACCGTCAACCACGTGTCCCTTATCCTCAGCTATGCCAACAGCTGCGCCAACCCCATTCTCTATGGCTTCCTCTCCGACAACTTCCGCCGATCCTTCCAGCGGGTTCTCTGCCTGCGCTGCTGCCTCCTGGAAGGTGCTGGAGGTGCTGAGGAGGAGCCCCTGGACTACTATGCCACTGCTCTCAAGAGCAAAGGTGGGGCAGGGTGCATGTGCCCCCCACTCCCCTGCCAGCAGGAAGCCCTGCAACCAGAACCCGGCCGCAAGCGCATCCCCCTCACCAGGACCACCACCTTCTGA